In Methanobrevibacter sp., a single window of DNA contains:
- a CDS encoding helix-turn-helix domain-containing protein codes for MVTDSDASICPIELAMQLINRKWVIQILRDMFFGKTRFNEFKEDKPGLSNKVLSHCLKDMEENQLIKRHELEDSIEYKLTERGQALNKVLYELAMFTLTSDLADKYYSEERVDELKIVFNDALLKEDG; via the coding sequence ATGGTAACTGATAGTGATGCAAGTATATGTCCGATTGAACTGGCAATGCAATTGATTAACAGAAAGTGGGTTATTCAAATTTTAAGGGACATGTTTTTTGGCAAAACCCGTTTCAATGAATTTAAGGAGGATAAACCCGGATTGTCAAATAAGGTATTGAGTCATTGCCTTAAGGACATGGAGGAAAACCAGCTTATAAAAAGGCATGAGCTTGAAGACAGTATTGAATATAAACTGACTGAAAGAGGTCAGGCTTTAAATAAAGTGTTGTATGAGCTTGCAATGTTTACCTTGACAAGTGATCTTGCAGATAAATACTATTCCGAAGAACGTGTTGATGAATTAAAAATAGTCTTTAATGATGCTCTTTTAAAAGAAGATGGTTAG
- a CDS encoding pyridoxamine 5'-phosphate oxidase family protein has translation MITKEECFKQLREVIDATLSTVDKNGNPQSRIIDIMYIEDDRIYFLTARGKHVYEEILNHPQVSYLCLNNNKTIRISGKAHKLDDQKYWIDLMFDENKFLNNVYPGAARYILEPFCIEDGEMEFFDLTQNPIYRKSFTLGNGRITPKGFEITDVCVGCATCFGACPQHAINEGTPYEIMKEHCLHCGRCFENCPTSAIIKL, from the coding sequence ATGATAACAAAAGAAGAGTGTTTCAAGCAATTGAGAGAAGTTATAGATGCGACATTGTCCACAGTTGACAAAAATGGCAATCCTCAATCAAGAATCATTGATATAATGTATATTGAGGATGACAGGATATATTTCTTGACAGCCCGTGGAAAACATGTCTATGAAGAGATTTTAAACCATCCGCAGGTCAGCTATTTGTGTTTGAACAACAACAAGACCATCAGGATAAGTGGTAAGGCACATAAGCTGGATGACCAGAAATACTGGATAGATTTGATGTTTGATGAAAACAAGTTCCTGAACAATGTCTATCCTGGAGCTGCAAGATATATTCTGGAGCCTTTCTGCATTGAAGATGGTGAAATGGAGTTTTTTGACCTTACACAAAATCCAATTTACAGAAAATCATTCACCTTGGGCAATGGTAGGATTACGCCTAAGGGATTTGAGATTACTGATGTCTGTGTGGGTTGTGCAACATGCTTTGGAGCCTGCCCGCAGCATGCGATAAATGAGGGCACTCCTTATGAAATCATGAAAGAGCACTGCTTACATTGTGGCAGGTGCTTTGAAAATTGTCCAACATCAGCTATAATTAAATTATAG
- a CDS encoding zinc-binding dehydrogenase, whose protein sequence is MKAVVLEKTCKANELKVSEVPIPEVKPDWLLVKVLGFGINRSEIVLRDHEADEDYINLPVIPGIECVGEIIDPSNTHFEKGDIVVGLMGGMGRSFDGSYAEYALLPQKNVFKIPECVFGYLLIEEIISIPETYFTAFGSIKSLKLKKDDTILIRGATSAAGLSAMQLADAIGATIIATTRNENKVGNLLLNRADYVIIDDGNIEDNVREICPEGVDKVLEFVGPKTLEDSMKCLKKGGICCNTGILGGEEYIVEFDPIKSIPNDRYLTSFFSNYPTQELIDELYIFVAENDINPKIGRVFTDLEDIGEAHELMESNKAYGKIIFRLEK, encoded by the coding sequence ATGAAAGCGGTCGTACTTGAAAAAACATGCAAAGCTAATGAATTAAAGGTAAGTGAAGTTCCAATTCCTGAAGTCAAGCCTGACTGGCTACTGGTTAAAGTGCTCGGATTTGGAATTAATCGTTCTGAAATTGTGCTTAGGGACCATGAAGCGGATGAAGATTATATCAATTTGCCTGTGATACCGGGTATAGAGTGTGTAGGTGAGATAATTGACCCGTCAAACACTCATTTTGAGAAGGGTGACATTGTTGTTGGTCTGATGGGTGGAATGGGAAGGTCATTTGATGGATCTTATGCTGAGTATGCATTGCTTCCCCAAAAGAATGTCTTCAAAATACCTGAGTGCGTTTTCGGATATTTATTAATTGAGGAGATAATTTCAATTCCTGAAACATATTTTACTGCATTCGGTTCAATCAAATCATTAAAACTTAAAAAGGATGACACTATCTTAATTCGTGGTGCAACATCTGCTGCAGGATTGTCAGCAATGCAGTTGGCTGATGCAATAGGAGCGACAATAATTGCCACAACAAGAAATGAAAATAAAGTTGGAAATCTTTTATTAAACCGTGCAGATTATGTAATTATAGATGATGGAAATATTGAAGATAATGTACGGGAAATATGTCCTGAGGGTGTAGATAAGGTTCTGGAATTTGTTGGTCCAAAAACCCTCGAAGATTCAATGAAATGCTTGAAAAAAGGTGGAATATGCTGTAATACTGGAATTTTAGGTGGTGAAGAGTATATTGTGGAATTTGATCCTATCAAATCAATACCTAATGACAGGTATTTGACTTCATTTTTCTCAAACTATCCTACTCAGGAACTGATTGATGAATTGTATATTTTCGTTGCGGAAAATGACATCAATCCAAAGATTGGCAGGGTCTTCACTGATTTAGAGGATATAGGTGAGGCTCATGAGCTGATGGAGTCAAATAAAGCTTATGGAAAAATAATATTCAGGTTAGAAAAATGA